A genomic region of Magnolia sinica isolate HGM2019 chromosome 6, MsV1, whole genome shotgun sequence contains the following coding sequences:
- the LOC131248398 gene encoding peptidyl-prolyl cis-trans isomerase FKBP53 isoform X1 — MAFWGIEITPGKSYTHQFDEARGRLHVSQAVLGSGASTKRSVVQCNVGDKSPVLLCSLLPEKIETCPLDLEFEEDDEVVFSVVGPTSVHLTGYYLGTDQCFDQHGEDSDSSYGEDIAEIDTDQSSEYDTEDELEDDFIDDSDIDIFPSAARPNSGVKIEEIVDDEKPANGKSSRKHLTEKNHLSESDDGDDDSQLRTVAKGTGAPVLESEDEDGFPLSLTSKSKSAVKNVDAKENSEKKTAEAGRKKEKKEKKKKKKQEDNSDQVTGLKRKIDAVDQDGEPESGAKQMDDSTTPSGEVAADKRGKSKKKRKEKAEKKNPEVEANVPTLETEEKETADQNAAIDDNKSDALNDQKSQLEDSKTDNMDQDVAVGDEPKEDIPHAKSLVVDADSAAADSQSVAKKKKKKKKKSKTQENDAADANQVESGNAMTEVKETLEQKVEVQPSKARTFSNGLVIEELSMGKPDGKRASPGNRVSVCYIGRLKKNGQIFDSNIGQRPFKFRLGIGQVIKGWDVGVAGMRIGDKRRLTIPPSMGYGSKGAGKIPANAWLVFDVELVDVL, encoded by the exons GCTGTGTTAGGCTCTGGAGCGTCGACTAAGAGGAGTGTTGTTCAGTGTAATGTGGGGGATAAAAGTCCTGTTCTTCTGTGCTCCTTGTTGCCTGAGAAGATCGAGACTTGCCCATTGGATCTTGAATTTGAGGAGGATGATGAGGTAGTTTTCTCTGTTGTCGGACCGACAAGCGTGCATCTTACTGGTTACTATTTGGGTACCGATCAATGTTTTGATCAGCATGGCGAAGATTC TGATTCTTCTTATGGTGAGGATATTGCTGAGATTGATACTGATCAGTCTAGTGAGTATGACACCGAAGATGAGCTCGAGGATGATTTCATTGATGACAGTGATATTGATATATTTCCCTCTGCCGCTCGCCCAAATAGTGGAG TTAAAATTGAGGAGATAGTCGATGATGAAAAACCTGCAAACGGCAAATCTTCTAGAAAACACCTTACAGAGAAGAATCATCTTAGTGAGtctgatgatggtgatgatgattccCAACTTCGAACTGTCGCCAAGGGCACTGGGGCCCCCGTGCTTGAAAGCGAAGATGAAGATGGTTTTCCACTTTCTCTCACTTCCAAAAGCAAATCTGCTGTTAAGAATGTAGATGCAAAGGAGAATTCGGAAAAAAAGACAGCTGAGGCTggcaggaagaaggagaagaaggagaagaagaagaagaagaagcaagagGATAATAGCGATCAAGTTACAGGCTTGAAAAGGAAGATTGATGCCGTTGATCAAGATGGTGAACCAGAGAG CGGAGCTAAGCAGATGGATGATTCCACAACACCATCTGGTGAAGTTGCTGCTGATAAGCGTGGGAAgtcaaagaagaaaaggaaagaaaaagctgAGAAAAAAAATCCTGAAGTCGAAGCTAATGTACCAACTTTAGAAACTGAGGAAAAGGAAACTGCAGATCAAAATGCAGCTATAGATGACAACAAGAGTGATGCCCTAAATGACCAGAAATCACAGCTAGAGGACTCAAAGACAGATAACATGGACCAAGATGTTGCTGTTGGGGATGAACCAAAGGAGGACATACCTCATGCCAA GAGTCTTGTTGTCGATGCAGACTCTGCTGCTGCCGATAGTCAGAGTGTtgctaagaagaagaagaagaagaagaagaagagcaagacCCAAGAGAATGATGCTGCCGATGCAAACCAGGTGGAGTCTGGGAATGCCATGACAGAAGTTAAGGAGACACTTGAACAGAAAGTTGAAGTACAGCCATCGAAAGCAAGGACCTTCTCCAATGGATTGGTTATTGAGGAGCTATCAATGGGCAAACCAGATGGCAAAAGAGCTTCCCCTGGAAATAGA GTCTCTGTCTGCTACATTGGCCGACTAAAGAAGAATGGACAGATATTTGACTCTAATATTGGCCAAAGACCTTTTAAGTTTCGTCTAG GTATAGGTCAGGTCATAAAGGGCTGGGATGTTGGTGTTGCTG GTATGCGCATTGGTGACAAAAGAAGACTAACCATCCCACCATCTATGGG TTATGGTTCTAAAGGAGCAGGCAAAATACCAGCAAATGCATGGCTTGTATTCGATGTGGAGTTGGTTGATGTCCTGTAA
- the LOC131248398 gene encoding peptidyl-prolyl cis-trans isomerase FKBP53 isoform X2, with amino-acid sequence MWGIKVLFFCAPCCLRRSRLAHWILNLRRMMSDSSYGEDIAEIDTDQSSEYDTEDELEDDFIDDSDIDIFPSAARPNSGVKIEEIVDDEKPANGKSSRKHLTEKNHLSESDDGDDDSQLRTVAKGTGAPVLESEDEDGFPLSLTSKSKSAVKNVDAKENSEKKTAEAGRKKEKKEKKKKKKQEDNSDQVTGLKRKIDAVDQDGEPESGAKQMDDSTTPSGEVAADKRGKSKKKRKEKAEKKNPEVEANVPTLETEEKETADQNAAIDDNKSDALNDQKSQLEDSKTDNMDQDVAVGDEPKEDIPHAKSLVVDADSAAADSQSVAKKKKKKKKKSKTQENDAADANQVESGNAMTEVKETLEQKVEVQPSKARTFSNGLVIEELSMGKPDGKRASPGNRVSVCYIGRLKKNGQIFDSNIGQRPFKFRLGIGQVIKGWDVGVAGMRIGDKRRLTIPPSMGYGSKGAGKIPANAWLVFDVELVDVL; translated from the exons ATGTGGGGGATAAAAGTCCTGTTCTTCTGTGCTCCTTGTTGCCTGAGAAGATCGAGACTTGCCCATTGGATCTTGAATTTGAGGAGGATGATGAG TGATTCTTCTTATGGTGAGGATATTGCTGAGATTGATACTGATCAGTCTAGTGAGTATGACACCGAAGATGAGCTCGAGGATGATTTCATTGATGACAGTGATATTGATATATTTCCCTCTGCCGCTCGCCCAAATAGTGGAG TTAAAATTGAGGAGATAGTCGATGATGAAAAACCTGCAAACGGCAAATCTTCTAGAAAACACCTTACAGAGAAGAATCATCTTAGTGAGtctgatgatggtgatgatgattccCAACTTCGAACTGTCGCCAAGGGCACTGGGGCCCCCGTGCTTGAAAGCGAAGATGAAGATGGTTTTCCACTTTCTCTCACTTCCAAAAGCAAATCTGCTGTTAAGAATGTAGATGCAAAGGAGAATTCGGAAAAAAAGACAGCTGAGGCTggcaggaagaaggagaagaaggagaagaagaagaagaagaagcaagagGATAATAGCGATCAAGTTACAGGCTTGAAAAGGAAGATTGATGCCGTTGATCAAGATGGTGAACCAGAGAG CGGAGCTAAGCAGATGGATGATTCCACAACACCATCTGGTGAAGTTGCTGCTGATAAGCGTGGGAAgtcaaagaagaaaaggaaagaaaaagctgAGAAAAAAAATCCTGAAGTCGAAGCTAATGTACCAACTTTAGAAACTGAGGAAAAGGAAACTGCAGATCAAAATGCAGCTATAGATGACAACAAGAGTGATGCCCTAAATGACCAGAAATCACAGCTAGAGGACTCAAAGACAGATAACATGGACCAAGATGTTGCTGTTGGGGATGAACCAAAGGAGGACATACCTCATGCCAA GAGTCTTGTTGTCGATGCAGACTCTGCTGCTGCCGATAGTCAGAGTGTtgctaagaagaagaagaagaagaagaagaagagcaagacCCAAGAGAATGATGCTGCCGATGCAAACCAGGTGGAGTCTGGGAATGCCATGACAGAAGTTAAGGAGACACTTGAACAGAAAGTTGAAGTACAGCCATCGAAAGCAAGGACCTTCTCCAATGGATTGGTTATTGAGGAGCTATCAATGGGCAAACCAGATGGCAAAAGAGCTTCCCCTGGAAATAGA GTCTCTGTCTGCTACATTGGCCGACTAAAGAAGAATGGACAGATATTTGACTCTAATATTGGCCAAAGACCTTTTAAGTTTCGTCTAG GTATAGGTCAGGTCATAAAGGGCTGGGATGTTGGTGTTGCTG GTATGCGCATTGGTGACAAAAGAAGACTAACCATCCCACCATCTATGGG TTATGGTTCTAAAGGAGCAGGCAAAATACCAGCAAATGCATGGCTTGTATTCGATGTGGAGTTGGTTGATGTCCTGTAA